A window of Dissulfurirhabdus thermomarina contains these coding sequences:
- a CDS encoding sensor histidine kinase: MKSASDTSEARRRRRERRLIVAAAVLILLLSWTAYHLLRGSVQLPQGGNLLIFAIINLNTLLLLLLGFLVVRNLVKVVFEDRRRVLGAKLRTKLVVAFVSLSLIPTVVLFLVSLMFLSTSLKYWFDVKVEQSLANALLVGRSFYEERERYLTALGSKLAADLEAKCRAGDRAAQDACLAAWRSPLEALFAPAAAPETPETAAALPPGLHSIEFVTPTHTRKVLRSTFPAAGLPPLPPASTLMKAFDERRPVVATAPLRHGEYVRVFLPLSRADGEVAGLLALGSLVPGDTADRLAEIRLGYEDYRQLRLFQNPIKVTLLITLFLVTLLILFAATWFGFRLAKGITEPVGMLAEATHRVAAGDLDFTLEAEGRDELSSLVRAFNIMTQDLREAKRRAEAASQELRRSNVELDQRRRYMEIILHNVAAGVISIDRDGVVTTMNRSAEAILGVSAAEAVGRAYFELLTPDQVEQFDEIREALTHSPRGTLQRPVRLNSGDRLLSLLMSFTLLRDREGRSLGVVVVFDDLTELEKIQRLAAWREVARRIAHEVKNPLTPIQLSAERLRKRYLDRLDEDAREVFDRCTRVIITQVEELKRLVNEFSNFARMPSLRLRPTDLRALAEEVAALYREGHPRVTFEVRAEGAVPEIPLDRDQVKRALINLLDNAVAALAEAGTITLTIRRSEEAPEVQLEVADTGRGVPEPDKARLFEPYFSTKRGGTGLGLAIVNSIVADHNGRILVEDNVPRGTRFILCFPLENPAEATGRQTAA, encoded by the coding sequence ATGAAATCAGCTTCCGATACTAGCGAGGCCCGCCGGCGGCGTCGCGAACGGCGCCTCATCGTCGCCGCCGCCGTCCTCATCCTCCTCCTCTCCTGGACCGCCTACCACCTGCTGCGGGGATCGGTGCAGCTGCCGCAGGGCGGCAACCTCCTCATCTTCGCCATCATCAACCTGAACACCCTGCTGCTCCTGCTCCTGGGCTTCCTCGTGGTCCGCAACCTCGTGAAGGTGGTCTTCGAGGACCGCCGCCGGGTCCTCGGCGCCAAGCTCCGGACCAAGCTGGTGGTGGCCTTCGTCTCCCTCTCGCTCATCCCCACCGTGGTCCTCTTCCTGGTCTCGCTGATGTTCCTATCCACCAGCCTCAAGTACTGGTTCGACGTGAAGGTGGAGCAATCCCTGGCCAACGCCCTCCTCGTGGGGCGGTCCTTCTACGAGGAACGCGAGCGGTACCTCACGGCCCTCGGCTCGAAACTGGCGGCGGACCTCGAGGCGAAGTGCCGCGCCGGCGACCGGGCCGCCCAGGACGCCTGCCTGGCCGCGTGGCGGAGCCCCCTCGAGGCCCTCTTCGCCCCGGCGGCGGCCCCGGAGACGCCCGAGACCGCGGCGGCCCTCCCCCCCGGCCTCCACTCCATCGAGTTCGTCACCCCCACCCACACCCGCAAGGTGCTCCGGAGCACCTTCCCGGCCGCCGGGCTCCCACCGCTGCCGCCGGCCTCCACCCTCATGAAGGCCTTCGACGAGCGCCGCCCCGTGGTGGCCACGGCCCCCCTGCGGCACGGGGAATACGTCCGGGTCTTCCTGCCCCTTTCCAGGGCCGACGGCGAGGTGGCCGGGCTGCTGGCCCTGGGGAGCCTGGTCCCGGGCGACACCGCCGACCGCCTGGCCGAGATCCGCCTCGGCTACGAGGACTACCGCCAGCTCCGCCTCTTCCAGAACCCCATCAAGGTCACCCTGCTCATCACCCTCTTCCTCGTCACCCTCCTCATCCTCTTCGCGGCCACCTGGTTCGGCTTCCGCCTGGCCAAGGGCATCACCGAGCCGGTGGGGATGCTGGCGGAGGCCACCCACCGGGTGGCCGCCGGGGACCTCGACTTCACCCTGGAGGCCGAGGGGCGGGACGAGCTGAGCTCCCTGGTCCGGGCCTTCAACATCATGACCCAGGATCTCCGGGAGGCCAAGCGGCGGGCGGAGGCGGCCTCGCAGGAGCTGCGGCGGAGCAACGTGGAGCTCGACCAGCGACGCCGCTACATGGAGATCATCCTCCACAACGTGGCCGCCGGCGTCATCTCCATCGACCGAGACGGCGTGGTGACCACCATGAACCGCTCCGCCGAGGCCATCCTCGGGGTCTCCGCCGCCGAGGCCGTGGGACGGGCCTACTTCGAGCTCCTCACCCCGGACCAGGTGGAACAGTTCGACGAGATCCGGGAAGCCCTCACCCACTCGCCCAGGGGGACGCTGCAGCGGCCGGTGCGGTTGAACTCCGGGGACCGGCTGCTGTCGCTGCTCATGAGCTTCACCCTGCTCCGAGACCGGGAGGGCCGCTCGCTGGGCGTGGTGGTGGTCTTCGACGACCTCACGGAACTCGAGAAGATCCAGCGGCTCGCCGCCTGGCGCGAGGTGGCCCGCCGGATCGCCCACGAGGTGAAGAACCCCCTGACGCCCATCCAGCTCTCGGCGGAACGGCTCCGCAAACGCTACCTCGACCGCCTGGACGAGGACGCCCGCGAGGTCTTCGACCGCTGCACCCGGGTCATCATCACCCAGGTGGAGGAACTCAAGCGCTTGGTGAACGAGTTCTCCAACTTCGCCCGCATGCCCTCCCTCCGCCTCCGGCCCACGGATCTGCGGGCCCTGGCCGAGGAGGTGGCCGCCCTCTACCGCGAGGGCCACCCCCGCGTCACCTTCGAGGTCCGCGCGGAGGGAGCGGTGCCCGAGATCCCCCTGGACCGGGACCAGGTCAAGCGCGCCCTCATCAACCTGCTGGACAACGCCGTGGCCGCCCTGGCGGAGGCGGGGACCATCACCCTCACCATCCGGCGGTCGGAGGAGGCCCCGGAGGTGCAGCTCGAGGTGGCCGACACGGGGCGGGGGGTGCCCGAGCCCGACAAGGCCCGCCTCTTCGAACCCTACTTCTCCACCAAGCGGGGCGGGACCGGCCTCGGCCTGGCCATTGTCAATTCCATCGTGGCCGATCATAATGGCCGAATCCTCGTGGAGGACAACGTGCCCAGGGGCACCCGGTTCATCCTCTGCTTCCCGCTGGAGAACCCTGCCGAGGCCACCGGTCGGCAGACCGCCGCCTGA
- a CDS encoding sigma-54-dependent transcriptional regulator, translating into MPADALKKKILVVDDEVSILQMVTDILEDEGFGVETAADGPSALARLGEALPDLVLLDIWMPGIDGLEVLKRIKQEWPFLPVVIMSGHGTIETAVKATKLGAYDFIEKPLSYEQTILTIKNALQFRDLEEENVLLRQKAVSHRTLTGESPAMQALKEQLALVAPTDAWVLIQGENGTGKELVAQTIHRLSKRNHRALVEVNCAAIPEELIESELFGHEKGAFTGATTMKRGKFDLANRGTLFLDEIGDMSLKTQAKILRILQEQRFERVGGSRTIQVDVRIIAATNKDLEAEIEKGNFREDLYYRLNVIPIHVPPLRERTEDIPLLVAEFLAEYGRETGRGPLEASPEVLQALQDYDWPGNVRELRNVVERMVILSRGPVLTLEGLPPAIRRHTPAAPGVAAATPAETPWADVDDFKAAKACFERAFLQRKLDENGRNISRTAKAIGMERRHLHRKIKALGLEV; encoded by the coding sequence ATGCCCGCCGACGCCCTGAAGAAGAAGATCCTCGTCGTCGACGACGAGGTCTCCATCCTCCAGATGGTCACCGACATCCTGGAGGACGAGGGCTTCGGGGTCGAGACCGCGGCCGACGGGCCCTCGGCCCTGGCCCGGCTGGGCGAGGCCCTCCCGGACCTGGTCCTGCTCGACATCTGGATGCCGGGCATCGACGGCCTCGAGGTCCTCAAGCGCATCAAGCAGGAATGGCCCTTCCTCCCCGTGGTCATCATGTCCGGCCACGGCACCATCGAGACCGCCGTCAAGGCCACGAAGCTGGGGGCCTACGACTTCATCGAAAAACCCCTCTCCTACGAGCAGACCATCCTCACCATCAAGAACGCCCTGCAGTTCCGGGACCTCGAGGAAGAAAACGTCCTCCTCCGCCAGAAGGCCGTCTCGCACCGGACGCTCACCGGGGAGAGCCCGGCCATGCAGGCGCTCAAGGAGCAGCTGGCGCTGGTGGCCCCCACCGACGCCTGGGTGCTCATCCAGGGGGAAAACGGCACGGGCAAGGAGCTGGTGGCCCAGACCATCCACCGCCTCAGCAAGCGGAACCACCGGGCCCTGGTGGAGGTCAACTGCGCGGCCATCCCCGAGGAGCTCATCGAGAGCGAGCTCTTCGGCCACGAAAAAGGCGCCTTCACCGGCGCCACCACCATGAAGCGCGGCAAGTTCGATCTCGCCAACCGCGGCACCCTCTTCCTCGACGAGATCGGCGACATGAGTCTCAAGACCCAGGCCAAGATCCTGCGGATCCTCCAGGAACAACGCTTCGAGCGGGTGGGGGGCAGCCGCACCATCCAGGTGGACGTGCGGATCATCGCCGCCACCAACAAGGACCTCGAGGCCGAGATCGAGAAGGGGAACTTCCGGGAGGACCTCTACTACCGGCTCAACGTCATCCCCATTCACGTCCCGCCCCTCCGGGAACGCACGGAGGACATCCCGCTCCTGGTGGCGGAATTCCTGGCGGAGTACGGCCGGGAGACGGGCCGGGGGCCCCTGGAGGCCAGCCCCGAGGTGCTCCAGGCCCTCCAGGACTACGACTGGCCCGGCAACGTGCGGGAGCTGCGCAACGTCGTCGAGCGCATGGTGATCCTCAGCCGGGGCCCCGTGCTCACCCTCGAGGGCCTGCCCCCCGCCATCCGGCGCCACACGCCGGCGGCGCCCGGCGTGGCGGCCGCCACGCCGGCGGAGACCCCCTGGGCCGATGTGGACGACTTCAAGGCGGCCAAGGCCTGCTTCGAGCGGGCGTTCCTCCAGCGGAAGCTGGACGAGAACGGGCGCAACATCTCCCGGACCGCCAAGGCCATCGGGATGGAGCGGCGGCACCTCCACCGGAAGATCAAGGCCCTGGGGCTCGAGGTCTAG
- the plsY gene encoding glycerol-3-phosphate 1-O-acyltransferase PlsY, with protein MVQVIWPAAAYLLGAVPFGLLVARRFGQDPRRSGSGNIGATNVTRVLGRRWGALTLLLDAGKGALPVLGCRWALAGEPSAGWWVAATGLAAVVGHCYPVYLRFRGGKGVATAAGALGAVCPAALGVAAAAFALVAGASGYVSAGSLAAAALMPALAAVLCPAAPVLALAWGAAVLVWVRHADNIRRLLRGEEKGWRRRG; from the coding sequence ATGGTGCAGGTGATCTGGCCGGCGGCGGCCTACCTTCTGGGCGCGGTTCCCTTCGGGCTCCTCGTGGCCCGGCGCTTCGGGCAGGACCCGCGGCGTTCCGGGAGCGGCAACATCGGGGCCACCAACGTCACCCGGGTGCTCGGCCGGAGGTGGGGGGCGCTGACCCTGCTCCTGGACGCGGGCAAGGGCGCCCTCCCGGTGCTGGGGTGCCGCTGGGCGCTGGCGGGAGAGCCTTCGGCCGGCTGGTGGGTGGCCGCCACGGGGCTGGCCGCCGTCGTGGGGCACTGCTACCCGGTCTACCTCCGGTTCCGGGGCGGCAAGGGGGTGGCCACGGCGGCCGGCGCCCTCGGGGCGGTCTGCCCCGCCGCCCTCGGGGTGGCGGCGGCGGCCTTCGCCCTGGTGGCGGGGGCGAGCGGCTACGTCTCGGCGGGGTCGTTGGCCGCCGCGGCCCTCATGCCGGCCCTGGCGGCCGTCCTGTGTCCCGCGGCGCCGGTCCTGGCCCTGGCGTGGGGCGCGGCGGTGCTGGTCTGGGTCCGCCACGCGGACAACATCCGACGGCTCCTCCGGGGAGAGGAGAAGGGCTGGCGGCGGCGCGGCTAG
- a CDS encoding alanine-zipper protein: protein MNRRPPKRHQLRRLVQVGLVLALAAAPLSACGPSKEDKALMHQAVQAAEEAKAAAARAEAASSHLEELAARLEAAAQKAEAAAAAAGTAAERADAATKRAMDAARRAEATALKTERIFEKGLTK, encoded by the coding sequence ATGAACCGACGTCCCCCGAAACGCCACCAGCTCCGCCGGCTGGTCCAGGTGGGCCTGGTCCTGGCCCTCGCGGCCGCCCCGCTCTCCGCCTGCGGGCCCAGCAAGGAGGACAAGGCCCTCATGCACCAGGCGGTCCAGGCCGCGGAAGAGGCCAAGGCCGCCGCGGCCCGGGCGGAAGCGGCGAGTTCGCACCTCGAGGAACTGGCCGCCCGCCTGGAGGCCGCCGCCCAGAAGGCCGAGGCCGCCGCGGCCGCCGCCGGGACGGCGGCCGAGAGGGCCGACGCCGCCACCAAACGGGCCATGGATGCCGCGCGCCGTGCGGAGGCCACCGCCCTCAAGACGGAGCGCATCTTCGAAAAGGGCCTCACCAAGTAG
- a CDS encoding L,D-transpeptidase family protein encodes MDGTTTRAAGGWRRRAALVLAFAWGPLAARPAPGLEVCPPAAGRALCGTVRRHLVAANETLPDIARANDLGFNEITAANPGVDPWTPPPGREVVVPRLFLAPPGMARGDIVVDLAEMRLYELEPAPGGVRLVTAPIGVGRDGFETREGVYTIRSKARDPTWFVPPSVRAEEPDLPARVPPGPDNPLGRYILRFSRLSYGIHGTNRPWGVGRRVSHGCIRLYPEDIEALYPRVPVGTLVRVTYRPIRAGAADGRCWLQVEEDYLGRVADPFDAALAALGACEAALGPLDLDLAAVRRAVRERRGYPVPVAGRREGGAGDEVPTW; translated from the coding sequence ATGGACGGCACGACGACAAGGGCGGCCGGGGGGTGGAGGCGCCGGGCGGCGCTGGTGCTGGCGTTCGCCTGGGGTCCCCTGGCGGCCCGGCCGGCCCCCGGCCTCGAGGTCTGCCCCCCGGCGGCGGGGCGCGCCCTCTGCGGTACGGTCCGGCGCCATCTCGTCGCCGCCAACGAGACCCTCCCGGACATCGCCCGGGCCAACGACCTGGGCTTCAACGAGATCACCGCGGCCAACCCCGGTGTCGATCCCTGGACCCCGCCGCCCGGCCGGGAGGTCGTGGTGCCCCGGCTCTTTCTCGCCCCCCCGGGGATGGCCCGGGGAGACATCGTGGTAGACCTGGCGGAGATGCGGCTCTACGAGCTGGAGCCGGCGCCCGGCGGCGTCCGGCTCGTGACCGCGCCCATCGGCGTGGGGAGGGACGGGTTCGAGACCCGGGAGGGCGTCTATACCATCCGCAGCAAGGCCCGGGACCCCACCTGGTTCGTGCCGCCCTCGGTCCGGGCCGAGGAGCCGGATCTTCCGGCCCGGGTGCCGCCCGGCCCGGACAATCCCCTGGGGCGGTACATCCTCCGCTTCTCCCGCCTCTCCTACGGCATCCACGGCACCAACCGGCCCTGGGGCGTGGGGCGCAGGGTCAGCCACGGCTGCATCCGCCTCTACCCGGAGGACATCGAGGCCCTCTACCCCAGGGTCCCCGTGGGGACCCTGGTCCGGGTGACCTACCGGCCCATTCGGGCCGGCGCCGCGGACGGCCGGTGCTGGCTCCAGGTGGAGGAGGACTACCTGGGCCGGGTGGCCGACCCCTTCGACGCGGCCCTGGCCGCCCTGGGGGCGTGCGAGGCCGCGCTCGGCCCGCTGGACCTGGACCTGGCGGCCGTCCGGCGGGCCGTCCGCGAGCGGCGCGGCTACCCCGTCCCCGTGGCCGGCCGCCGGGAGGGCGGGGCGGGGGACGAGGTCCCTACTTGGTGA
- a CDS encoding J domain-containing protein, producing the protein MAHNSWDDIARARRLLGLPEEVSLEEIKDAYRRRCRRLHPDLEAGDEGEMARLNWAYRLLVGYAERYRIQLTPNRSGMSDEELWMEQFGQDPIWNRWKDD; encoded by the coding sequence ATGGCGCACAACAGCTGGGACGACATCGCCCGGGCCCGCCGCCTCCTCGGGCTGCCAGAGGAAGTCAGCCTCGAGGAGATCAAGGATGCCTACCGCCGCCGCTGCCGGCGGCTCCACCCCGACCTCGAGGCCGGCGACGAGGGCGAGATGGCCCGCCTGAACTGGGCCTATCGCCTGCTCGTGGGCTACGCGGAGCGGTACCGGATCCAGCTCACCCCCAACCGGAGCGGGATGTCCGACGAAGAGCTCTGGATGGAGCAGTTCGGGCAGGATCCCATCTGGAACCGGTGGAAGGACGATTAG
- a CDS encoding aspartate kinase codes for MALIVQKYGGTSVADTERIERVADRVTERRRQGDDVVVVLSAMAGETNRLIALAQEILPHPPARELDVLLATGEQVTVSLFAMAAEKRGFKAVSFLGHQVPIRTDAAHGRARIQEIPTQALRSALEAGAIPVVAGFQGVTAAGDITTLGRGGSDTTAVAVAVALGADLCEIYTDVEGVYTTDPGICPQARKIARISYEEMMEMASLGAKVLEIRSVEFAMRYGMPIHVRSSFNDHPGTLVVREDESMEQVLVSGVTYSRNEARITVTKVPDQPGIAARIFTPISEANIVVDMIIQNTRAGDLTDMTFTVPRTDYDQAMEIVRRVADEIGAESVAGDPGIAKVSIVGVGMRSHSGVASRMFDTLARHGINILMISTSEIKISCVIDEKYTELAVRALHEHFGLDAAPAGAAPGT; via the coding sequence ATGGCCCTCATCGTGCAGAAATACGGCGGCACCTCCGTGGCCGACACGGAGCGTATCGAGCGGGTCGCCGACCGGGTGACGGAGCGCCGGCGGCAGGGCGACGACGTGGTGGTGGTGCTCTCCGCCATGGCCGGGGAGACGAACCGCCTCATCGCCCTCGCACAGGAGATCCTGCCCCATCCCCCGGCCCGGGAGCTCGACGTCCTCCTGGCCACGGGCGAGCAGGTCACCGTCTCGCTCTTCGCCATGGCGGCCGAAAAGCGGGGCTTCAAGGCCGTCTCCTTCCTCGGGCACCAGGTCCCCATCCGGACGGATGCCGCCCACGGGCGGGCCCGCATCCAGGAGATCCCCACCCAGGCCCTCCGCTCCGCCCTGGAGGCCGGGGCCATCCCCGTGGTGGCGGGCTTCCAGGGGGTCACCGCCGCGGGCGACATCACCACCCTCGGCCGGGGCGGCTCCGACACCACGGCGGTGGCGGTGGCCGTGGCCCTGGGCGCCGACCTCTGCGAGATCTACACCGACGTGGAGGGTGTCTACACCACCGACCCCGGCATCTGCCCCCAGGCCCGGAAGATCGCCCGCATCTCCTACGAGGAGATGATGGAGATGGCCAGCCTCGGGGCCAAGGTCCTCGAGATCCGGTCCGTGGAGTTCGCCATGCGCTACGGCATGCCCATCCACGTCCGCTCCAGCTTCAACGACCACCCCGGCACCCTCGTCGTCAGGGAGGACGAATCCATGGAACAGGTCCTGGTCTCCGGCGTGACCTACAGCCGGAACGAAGCCCGCATCACCGTCACCAAGGTCCCGGACCAGCCCGGCATCGCGGCCCGGATCTTCACCCCCATCTCCGAGGCCAACATCGTGGTGGACATGATCATCCAGAACACCCGGGCCGGGGACCTCACGGACATGACCTTCACGGTTCCCCGCACGGACTACGACCAGGCCATGGAGATCGTCCGGCGGGTGGCCGACGAGATCGGGGCGGAATCGGTGGCCGGGGACCCGGGGATCGCCAAGGTCTCCATCGTGGGCGTCGGCATGCGCAGCCACTCCGGCGTGGCCAGCCGCATGTTCGACACCCTGGCCCGCCACGGGATCAACATCCTCATGATCAGCACCTCGGAGATCAAGATCTCCTGCGTCATCGACGAAAAATACACGGAGCTGGCGGTGCGGGCCCTCCACGAGCACTTCGGCCTCGACGCGGCCCCGGCCGGGGCCGCCCCAGGGACATGA
- the cimA gene encoding citramalate synthase gives MSGTTSIEIYDTTLRDGTQAEDIHLSVEDKVRIALKLDELGIDFIEGGWPGSNPKDVQFFSEIQSYALRHSRIAAFGSTHSAKTAADDDPNLQALVNAKAPVVTIFGKTWDVHVRDALRVSLEKNLAMIEDSLAWLRPRVETLFYDAEHFFDGFKANPDYALETLRRAAAGGAERLVLCDTNGGTLPHEVTEIVERVRDALGPEASLGIHAHNDADVAVANTLAAVRAGAVHVQGTMNGFGERCGNANLCSIIPALVLKMGLGCTAGERLERLTATSRFISEIANLPHNKYQPYVGASAFAHKGGIHVSAVQRNPETYEHVPPERVGNVQRILISELAGRSNVLAKARQFGLDIDSQDPAVLEIVAQLKELEARGFQFEGAEASFELLMRQAMGTRRKYFDLMGFRVIDHKVREDEAPQAEATVMVRVGGQVEHTAAVGDGPVNALDNAIRKALDTFYPQLREVSLLDYKVRVLPGRPGTGAKVRVLIESTDGRDKWGTVGVSHDILEASWQALVDGIRYKLLKSEHKDG, from the coding sequence ATGAGCGGGACGACGTCCATAGAGATCTACGACACCACCCTCCGGGACGGGACCCAGGCGGAGGACATCCACCTGTCGGTGGAGGACAAGGTCCGGATCGCCCTCAAGCTGGACGAACTCGGCATCGACTTCATCGAGGGCGGCTGGCCGGGCTCCAACCCGAAGGACGTCCAGTTCTTCTCCGAGATCCAGAGCTACGCGCTCCGCCACAGCCGGATCGCCGCCTTCGGCAGCACCCACTCGGCCAAGACCGCCGCGGACGACGACCCCAACCTCCAGGCCCTGGTGAACGCCAAGGCCCCGGTGGTCACCATCTTCGGCAAGACCTGGGACGTCCACGTCCGCGACGCCCTCCGCGTGAGCCTCGAGAAGAACCTGGCCATGATCGAGGACTCCCTGGCCTGGCTGCGGCCCCGGGTGGAGACCCTCTTCTACGACGCCGAACACTTCTTCGACGGGTTCAAGGCCAACCCGGACTACGCCCTGGAGACCCTGCGGCGGGCGGCGGCGGGCGGCGCCGAGCGCCTCGTCCTCTGCGACACCAACGGCGGGACCCTCCCCCACGAGGTGACGGAGATCGTCGAGCGGGTGCGGGACGCACTGGGGCCGGAGGCGAGCCTCGGCATCCATGCCCACAACGACGCCGACGTGGCCGTGGCCAACACCCTGGCCGCCGTCCGCGCGGGCGCCGTCCACGTCCAGGGCACCATGAACGGCTTCGGCGAACGGTGCGGCAACGCCAACCTCTGCTCCATCATCCCGGCCCTGGTCCTCAAGATGGGTCTCGGGTGCACGGCCGGCGAACGCCTCGAACGGCTCACCGCGACCTCCCGGTTCATCAGCGAGATCGCCAACCTGCCCCACAACAAGTACCAGCCCTACGTGGGGGCCAGCGCCTTCGCCCACAAGGGCGGCATCCACGTCAGCGCCGTCCAGCGCAACCCCGAGACCTACGAGCACGTCCCGCCCGAGCGGGTGGGCAACGTCCAGCGGATCCTCATCTCGGAGCTCGCCGGCCGGAGCAACGTCCTGGCCAAGGCCCGCCAGTTCGGCCTCGACATCGACAGCCAGGACCCCGCCGTGCTCGAAATCGTGGCCCAGCTCAAGGAACTCGAGGCCCGCGGCTTCCAGTTCGAGGGCGCCGAGGCCTCCTTCGAGCTCCTCATGCGCCAGGCCATGGGGACGCGGCGGAAGTACTTCGACCTCATGGGCTTCCGGGTCATCGACCACAAGGTGCGCGAGGACGAGGCCCCCCAGGCGGAGGCCACCGTCATGGTCCGGGTGGGGGGCCAGGTGGAACACACCGCCGCCGTGGGCGACGGCCCGGTCAACGCCCTCGACAACGCCATCCGCAAGGCCCTCGACACGTTCTACCCCCAGCTCCGCGAGGTCAGCCTCCTGGACTACAAGGTGCGCGTCCTGCCGGGGCGGCCCGGGACCGGCGCCAAGGTCCGGGTCCTCATCGAGTCCACCGACGGCCGCGACAAGTGGGGAACGGTGGGGGTCTCACACGACATCCTCGAGGCCAGCTGGCAGGCCCTGGTCGATGGTATCCGCTACAAGCTCCTCAAGTCCGAGCACAAGGACGGGTAG
- a CDS encoding ComEA family DNA-binding protein, which produces MLAALAALRPAPPCRLRPPAPAPEAAAVSQAARLLFFRPMDANTVTAEELTLLPGVGDKAAWRLVRRREELGFFVTMEELADPAPGTRRLPAGATGHLAVSPDGPPPRSP; this is translated from the coding sequence GTGCTCGCGGCGCTCGCCGCCCTCCGCCCCGCGCCGCCGTGCCGCCTGCGCCCCCCCGCGCCGGCCCCGGAGGCGGCGGCCGTCTCCCAGGCCGCCCGGCTCCTCTTCTTCCGCCCCATGGACGCCAACACCGTCACCGCGGAGGAACTCACCCTGCTGCCCGGCGTCGGGGACAAGGCGGCGTGGCGCCTCGTCCGGCGGCGTGAAGAACTCGGTTTTTTTGTCACCATGGAAGAACTGGCGGACCCGGCCCCGGGGACGCGCCGCCTTCCCGCCGGCGCCACCGGGCACCTGGCCGTGTCCCCGGACGGGCCGCCCCCCAGGAGTCCCTGA
- a CDS encoding AAA family ATPase, with translation MPSKEPSAKIIAMAGKGGTGKTTLTALLLRHLLDAGETPVLAVDADANANLNELIGLEVTTTLGEIRDAMKTETPPGMTKAEYMNMRINQAVVEATGFDLVVMGQPEGPGCYCMANSILAQVMETLAKSYRWMLVDNEAGMEHLSRLNLRRVHTLFVVSDPSSRGVLTAARIADLTRALGVEVGRKVLVVNRVPAQIPPALREQVDRAVAGTDLELGGFVPASDRLFQFEVEQRSLLDLPADTDALVAAERIFAQALSR, from the coding sequence ATGCCCTCGAAGGAACCTTCCGCCAAGATCATCGCCATGGCCGGCAAGGGCGGCACGGGGAAGACCACCCTCACCGCCCTCCTGCTCCGCCACCTCCTCGACGCGGGCGAGACACCGGTTCTGGCCGTGGACGCCGACGCCAACGCCAACCTGAACGAGCTGATCGGGCTCGAGGTCACCACGACCCTGGGCGAGATCCGCGACGCCATGAAGACCGAGACCCCGCCCGGCATGACCAAGGCCGAGTACATGAACATGCGGATCAACCAGGCCGTGGTGGAGGCCACGGGGTTCGACCTCGTGGTGATGGGGCAGCCCGAGGGGCCGGGTTGCTACTGCATGGCCAACTCCATCCTGGCCCAGGTCATGGAGACCCTGGCCAAGAGCTACCGGTGGATGCTGGTGGACAACGAGGCCGGCATGGAACACCTCAGCCGGCTCAATCTCCGCCGCGTCCACACCCTCTTCGTGGTCTCGGACCCCTCGAGCCGGGGCGTCCTCACGGCGGCCCGCATCGCCGACCTCACCCGCGCCCTCGGTGTCGAGGTCGGCCGCAAGGTCCTGGTGGTGAACCGGGTGCCGGCCCAGATCCCGCCGGCCCTCCGGGAGCAGGTGGACCGGGCGGTGGCGGGGACGGACCTGGAGCTCGGGGGCTTCGTCCCCGCCAGCGACCGGCTCTTCCAGTTCGAGGTGGAGCAGCGCTCCCTCCTGGACCTCCCCGCCGACACCGACGCCCTGGTGGCCGCCGAACGGATCTTCGCGCAGGCCCTCTCCCGATAG